One window of the Hyperolius riggenbachi isolate aHypRig1 chromosome 5, aHypRig1.pri, whole genome shotgun sequence genome contains the following:
- the EN2 gene encoding homeobox protein engrailed-2 yields the protein MEESDQNHREVEQHQESGDESNRGILPLLQAPGNHQPHHRITNFFIDNILRPEFGRRKECTVHPDELYLGRDSVSRSGTEPAQHRGSASEAEGASKAITVTPDKKSEGSIDGAHNARSMSGDHSLSSDSDSSQASSTNNQKANMLWPAWVYCTRYSDRPSSGPRSRKPKKKIVSKEDKRPRTAFTAEQLQRLKAEFQTNRYLTEQRRQSLAQELNLNESQIKIWFQNKRAKIKKASGNKNSLALHLMAQGLYNHSTTSKDSKSDSE from the exons ATGGAAGAAAGTGACCAGAACCACCGGGAAGTGGAGCAGCACCAGGAGTCAGGGGATGAGTCCAACCGGGGGATCCTGCCGCTGCTCCAGGCTCCAGGGAACCACCAGCCCCACCACCGGATCACCAACTTCTTCATTGATAACATCCTGCGGCCGGAGTTCGGCAGAAGGAAAGAATGCACAGTCCACCCTGATGAACTCTACTTGGGCAGGGACAGTGTGTCTCGCTCTGGGACTGAGCCTGCTCAGCACCGAGGCAGTGCCAGCGAGGCAGAAGGGGCATCTAAAGCCATCACCGTCACCCCAGACAAGAAGAGCGAGGGGTCCATAGATGGAGCTCACAACGCCCGAAGCATGAGTGGAGACCATTCCCTAAGCTCAGACTCTGATAGTTCTCAAGCCAGCTCAACCAACAACCAGAAGGCTAACATGCTGTGGCCAGCCTGGGTCTACTGCACCAGGTACTCAGACAGACCTTCATCAG GTCCCAGATCCCGGAAACCAAAGAAGAAGATCGTCAGCAAAGAGGACAAAAGGCCCAGGACAGCGTTCACTGCAGAACAGCTCCAAAGGCTCAAAGCCGAATTTCAGACAAACAGGTATTTGACCGAGCAGCGAAGACAAAGTTTGGCTCAGGAACTGAACCTTAACGAGTCTCAGATTAAAATTTGGTTTCAGAACAAGCGGGCTAAGATTAAAAAGGCGTCAGGGAACAAAAACTCTCTGGCCCTGCATCTGATGGCACAAGGACTGTATAACCACTCCACCACCTCCAAGGACAGCAAATCAGACAGCGAATAG